Proteins from a genomic interval of Caulobacter rhizosphaerae:
- a CDS encoding NAD(P)H-binding protein has product MSASPPRLLVTGAGGQLGRRVVELLLEAGASNIVAASREPSKLADLAARGIETRRVDFDDPDALPAAFAGVERLLLVSTDSLDQPGRRIAQHRAAIAAAQAAGVRHLVYTSAPGARPQAGGGVIDDHFWTEQALAASAIPGWTILRHNLYAELLLMGAGPAVASGALYSATGGAGRAYVSREDCARVDAAALRQGEGRRILDVSGPAAVTQDEVAALYARLSGKPVTHHALSPDALRQGLLAAGLPSGLVEVLVDFDVAAAEGQHAIVTDVVETLTGQPPVSVETFLEAHRAALV; this is encoded by the coding sequence ATGAGCGCCTCCCCTCCCCGTCTGCTGGTCACCGGCGCCGGCGGCCAACTGGGCCGTCGCGTGGTCGAGCTGCTGCTCGAGGCCGGCGCTTCGAACATCGTGGCGGCCAGCCGCGAGCCTTCGAAGCTGGCCGACCTGGCGGCGCGCGGCATCGAGACCCGGCGCGTCGACTTCGATGATCCGGACGCCCTGCCCGCCGCCTTCGCCGGCGTCGAGCGCCTGCTGCTGGTCAGCACCGACAGCCTGGACCAGCCGGGCCGTCGCATCGCCCAGCACCGCGCGGCGATCGCCGCCGCCCAGGCCGCTGGCGTCCGGCACCTGGTCTACACCTCGGCGCCGGGCGCGAGGCCCCAGGCGGGCGGCGGGGTGATCGACGACCACTTCTGGACCGAGCAGGCCCTGGCCGCCAGCGCCATCCCCGGCTGGACCATCCTGCGCCACAACCTCTACGCCGAGCTGCTGCTGATGGGCGCGGGCCCGGCCGTGGCCAGCGGCGCGCTCTATTCGGCCACCGGCGGAGCCGGCCGAGCCTATGTCAGCCGCGAGGATTGCGCCCGCGTCGACGCCGCTGCGCTGCGCCAGGGCGAGGGCCGCCGGATCCTCGACGTCTCGGGCCCCGCCGCCGTCACCCAGGACGAGGTCGCCGCCCTCTACGCCAGGCTCTCGGGCAAGCCGGTGACCCACCACGCCCTGTCTCCGGACGCCCTGCGCCAGGGCCTGCTCGCCGCCGGCCTGCCGTCGGGCCTGGTCGAGGTGCTGGTCGATTTCGACGTCGCGGCCGCCGAGGGCCAGCACGCCATCGTCACCGACGTGGTCGAGACGCTGACCGGCCAGCCGCCCGTCTCGGTCGAGACCTTCCTGGAGGCGCATCGCGCGGCGCTGGTTTGA
- the mdh gene encoding malate dehydrogenase produces MARAKIALIGAGMIGGTLAHIAAREELGDILLFDIAEGTPQGKALDIAEASAVFGKDVALKGVNDYADIAGADVCIVTAGVPRKPGMSRDDLLGINLKVMKAVGEGIKAHAPNAFVICITNPLDAMVWALQQFSGLPKEKVIGMAGVLDSARFAYFLAEATGVSVEDIHAWTLGGHGDDMVPMVRHSTVGGLPLPELVKQGWLTQEKLDAIVDRTRKGGGEIVALLKTGSAFYAPAESAIAMATSYLKDKKRVLPCATFLTGQYGLDGLYVGVPVVIGAGGAEKIVEFETNDAEKAMFAKSVESVKGLMEACKGIDSSLV; encoded by the coding sequence ATGGCTCGCGCGAAGATCGCCCTCATCGGCGCCGGCATGATCGGCGGCACCCTGGCCCACATCGCCGCGCGCGAGGAGCTGGGCGACATCCTGCTGTTCGACATCGCCGAAGGCACCCCGCAGGGCAAGGCCCTGGACATCGCCGAGGCCTCGGCCGTGTTCGGCAAGGACGTCGCGCTGAAGGGCGTCAACGACTATGCCGACATCGCCGGCGCCGACGTCTGCATCGTCACCGCCGGCGTGCCGCGCAAGCCGGGCATGAGCCGCGACGACCTGCTGGGCATCAACCTGAAGGTCATGAAGGCCGTCGGCGAGGGCATCAAGGCCCACGCCCCCAACGCCTTCGTCATCTGCATCACCAACCCGCTGGACGCCATGGTCTGGGCGCTGCAGCAGTTCTCGGGCCTGCCCAAGGAAAAGGTCATCGGCATGGCCGGCGTCCTGGACTCGGCCCGCTTCGCCTACTTCCTGGCCGAGGCCACCGGCGTGTCGGTGGAAGACATCCACGCCTGGACCCTGGGCGGCCACGGCGACGACATGGTGCCGATGGTCCGTCACTCCACCGTCGGCGGCCTGCCGCTGCCGGAACTGGTCAAGCAAGGCTGGCTGACCCAGGAAAAGCTGGACGCCATCGTCGACCGCACCCGCAAGGGCGGCGGCGAGATCGTCGCCCTGCTGAAGACCGGCTCGGCCTTCTACGCTCCGGCTGAAAGCGCCATCGCCATGGCGACCTCATACCTGAAGGACAAGAAGCGCGTCCTGCCGTGCGCCACCTTCCTGACCGGCCAGTACGGCCTGGACGGCCTCTATGTCGGCGTGCCGGTCGTGATCGGCGCCGGCGGCGCGGAGAAGATCGTCGAGTTCGAAACCAACGACGCGGAAAAGGCGATGTTCGCCAAGTCCGTCGAGTCCGTGAAGGGCCTGATGGAAGCCTGCAAGGGCATCGACAGCTCGCTGGTCTAG
- a CDS encoding winged helix-turn-helix transcriptional regulator, whose amino-acid sequence MREPPATNPPTAAAASLVQGFQGWMSSNDLSPAACPVRNVLDQLGDKWSTLLLIALAAGPRRFGVLRRTVPDISQRMLTQTLRDLQRDGLIDRQVFPTKPPSVEYSLSPLGTSLLEPLAALVAWAERNHADIRVARARYDAEDAAA is encoded by the coding sequence TTGAGGGAACCGCCCGCGACGAACCCGCCCACCGCCGCGGCGGCCAGCCTGGTCCAGGGCTTCCAGGGCTGGATGTCGTCGAACGACCTCAGTCCGGCCGCCTGTCCGGTGCGCAACGTGCTCGATCAGCTGGGCGACAAGTGGAGCACCCTGCTGCTGATCGCCCTGGCCGCCGGGCCGCGCCGGTTTGGCGTCCTGCGCCGCACGGTGCCCGACATCTCCCAGCGCATGCTGACCCAGACCCTGCGCGACCTGCAGCGCGACGGGCTGATCGATCGCCAGGTGTTTCCGACCAAGCCCCCCAGCGTCGAATACAGCCTGTCGCCGCTGGGGACCTCGCTGCTGGAGCCCCTGGCCGCCCTGGTGGCCTGGGCCGAGCGCAACCACGCCGACATTCGCGTCGCCCGGGCGCGTTACGACGCCGAGGACGCGGCGGCCTGA
- a CDS encoding TonB family protein, which yields MARSTIFIVATVVALVSGHAHADPKSNWPKGSDWLHKPTGQDMAKYYPEKAQRDAQPGRAIIDCDVTAKGLLDNCRVVDEFPASYPFGEAALKLGRIFRIDPKTVDVNDPTRNRVIVPIIFNAIGKPPPPSGFLAGSDALALTLGVLPKTKNAVPCATAEKPDQFCTLHALEWEESPWLAQTLPALDGVDMTSGISVLQCRVSAERRLTQCVATGDSTPAGRKAMLAVADMMVAPVKALDGAPVGGGLVVIPFDWSKITPLARALKRP from the coding sequence ATGGCGCGCAGCACCATTTTCATCGTCGCGACCGTTGTCGCGCTCGTGTCTGGCCACGCGCATGCCGACCCGAAGTCCAACTGGCCCAAGGGCTCGGACTGGCTGCACAAGCCGACCGGCCAGGACATGGCGAAGTATTATCCGGAGAAGGCCCAGCGCGACGCGCAGCCCGGTCGCGCGATCATCGATTGCGACGTGACGGCCAAGGGCCTGCTGGACAATTGCCGTGTGGTCGACGAATTCCCGGCCAGCTACCCGTTCGGCGAGGCCGCCCTGAAGCTGGGCCGCATTTTCCGCATCGACCCCAAGACGGTCGACGTGAACGATCCGACCCGGAACCGGGTCATCGTGCCGATCATCTTCAACGCCATAGGCAAGCCACCGCCGCCCAGCGGCTTTCTGGCCGGCAGCGACGCCCTGGCGCTGACTCTCGGCGTTCTGCCGAAGACCAAAAACGCCGTCCCCTGCGCGACGGCGGAAAAGCCGGATCAGTTCTGCACGCTGCACGCGCTGGAGTGGGAGGAATCGCCCTGGTTGGCCCAGACCTTGCCGGCTCTGGACGGGGTGGACATGACGTCCGGCATCAGCGTGTTGCAGTGCCGGGTTTCGGCCGAGAGGCGCCTGACCCAATGCGTCGCCACCGGCGACTCGACGCCCGCCGGACGGAAAGCCATGCTGGCCGTGGCCGACATGATGGTCGCGCCGGTAAAGGCGCTCGACGGCGCGCCGGTTGGCGGCGGCCTGGTGGTGATCCCCTTCGACTGGTCGAAGATCACCCCCCTGGCCCGGGCGCTGAAGCGGCCCTAG
- a CDS encoding DUF1993 domain-containing protein, protein MTLTIHQASVPVFVQGLKGLRGVLTKAAAHVETRKLDPDALLKARLFPDMFPLLRQVQIATDFAKGCAARLAGEEVPAWDDVETTFEDLIARIDRAVAYVEGLDPARFENAEDRDITLTRRGETSVVKGLAYLQGQAQPNFFFHLTTAYAILRKNGVEIGKKDYLGAA, encoded by the coding sequence ATGACCCTCACCATCCACCAGGCCAGCGTCCCCGTCTTCGTCCAGGGTCTGAAAGGCCTGAGGGGCGTGCTGACCAAGGCCGCCGCCCATGTCGAGACCCGCAAGCTGGACCCCGACGCCCTGCTGAAGGCGCGGCTGTTCCCCGACATGTTCCCGCTGCTGCGCCAGGTTCAGATCGCCACCGACTTCGCCAAGGGCTGCGCCGCGCGCCTGGCCGGCGAGGAGGTTCCGGCCTGGGACGACGTCGAGACCACCTTCGAGGACCTGATCGCCCGGATCGACCGCGCCGTCGCCTATGTCGAAGGCCTGGACCCGGCCAGGTTCGAGAACGCCGAGGACCGCGACATCACCCTGACCCGCCGCGGCGAGACCAGCGTGGTCAAGGGCCTGGCCTATCTGCAGGGGCAGGCCCAGCCGAACTTCTTCTTCCACCTGACCACCGCCTACGCGATCCTGCGCAAGAACGGCGTCGAGATCGGCAAGAAGGACTATCTGGGGGCCGCCTGA
- a CDS encoding MaoC family dehydratase, whose translation MSKTDPGNYFEDFRLGQVIVHATPRTITAGDVALYTALYGPRFALFSSDVFARDCGLETAPVDPLVAFHVVFGKTVPDISLNAVANLGYAEGRFLAPVHVGDTVSARSEVIGLKENSNGKTGVVYVRTTGVNQRGVAVLSYVRWVMVRKRDPAAAVEGASVPQLADAVAAGDLAPPPGLDFRRYDFAHAGAPHAYEDYEIGEKIDHVDGMVVEEAEAQMATRLWQNTAKVHFNQFERGKDPSGRRLVYGGVVISTAKALSFNGLQNTGLILAINGGRHVSPYFAGGTVFAWSQVLDKAELSPTVGALRLRLVATVDRPCADFPDKDETGAYAPGVILDFDHWAAVPKRG comes from the coding sequence ATGAGCAAGACCGATCCGGGGAACTATTTCGAAGACTTCAGGCTCGGCCAGGTCATCGTCCACGCCACCCCGCGCACCATCACCGCCGGCGACGTGGCGCTGTACACGGCGCTCTATGGCCCCCGCTTCGCCCTGTTCTCGTCCGACGTCTTCGCGCGCGACTGCGGGCTGGAGACCGCCCCGGTCGACCCGCTGGTCGCCTTCCACGTGGTGTTCGGCAAGACCGTGCCCGACATCAGCCTGAACGCGGTGGCCAACCTCGGCTACGCGGAGGGCCGGTTCCTGGCGCCCGTGCATGTCGGCGACACCGTGTCGGCCCGGTCCGAGGTGATCGGGCTGAAGGAGAACTCGAACGGCAAGACCGGCGTGGTCTATGTGCGCACCACCGGCGTGAACCAGCGCGGGGTGGCGGTGCTGAGCTATGTGCGGTGGGTGATGGTGCGCAAGCGCGACCCCGCCGCGGCGGTCGAGGGGGCGTCGGTTCCGCAGCTGGCCGACGCCGTGGCGGCCGGCGACCTGGCGCCGCCGCCGGGCCTGGATTTCAGGCGCTACGACTTCGCTCACGCCGGCGCGCCGCACGCCTATGAGGACTACGAAATCGGCGAGAAGATCGACCATGTCGACGGCATGGTGGTCGAGGAGGCCGAGGCCCAGATGGCCACGCGGTTGTGGCAGAACACCGCCAAGGTCCACTTCAACCAGTTCGAGCGCGGCAAGGACCCTTCCGGCCGGCGGCTGGTCTATGGCGGGGTGGTGATCTCGACCGCCAAGGCCCTGTCGTTCAACGGCCTGCAGAACACCGGCCTGATCCTGGCCATCAATGGCGGGCGCCATGTCAGTCCCTATTTCGCCGGCGGCACGGTGTTCGCCTGGTCGCAGGTGCTGGACAAGGCCGAGCTGTCGCCGACCGTCGGAGCTCTGCGCCTGCGGCTGGTGGCCACCGTCGACCGGCCCTGCGCCGATTTCCCGGACAAGGACGAGACCGGAGCCTATGCGCCCGGCGTCATCCTCGACTTCGACCATTGGGCGGCGGTTCCGAAACGTGGCTGA
- a CDS encoding CBS domain-containing protein, which yields MKVSDAMTSQVSTAAPTDTVRKVAQVMAHVETGAVPIVENGKVVGLVTDRDIVLRVVAEGRSFDSPISEAMSEGEVQSVREDDVLADATAKMASHQIRRLVVLNEAGNLTGILSLGDVAKDYGAKQVGKTLEEISQEGGEMAAAH from the coding sequence ATGAAAGTCAGCGACGCGATGACCAGCCAGGTCTCCACCGCCGCCCCCACCGACACCGTGCGCAAGGTCGCCCAGGTGATGGCCCACGTCGAAACCGGCGCCGTGCCGATCGTCGAGAACGGCAAGGTGGTGGGCCTGGTCACCGACCGCGACATCGTCCTGCGCGTGGTCGCCGAGGGCCGCAGCTTCGACAGCCCCATTTCCGAGGCGATGAGCGAAGGCGAAGTCCAGAGCGTGCGCGAAGACGATGTCCTGGCCGACGCCACCGCCAAGATGGCCAGCCACCAGATCCGCCGCCTGGTCGTGCTCAACGAGGCCGGAAACCTGACCGGCATCCTGTCCCTGGGCGACGTGGCCAAGGACTACGGCGCCAAGCAGGTGGGCAAGACGCTGGAGGAGATCTCGCAGGAGGGCGGCGAGATGGCGGCCGCCCACTAG